From a single Nicotiana tomentosiformis chromosome 2, ASM39032v3, whole genome shotgun sequence genomic region:
- the LOC138905790 gene encoding uncharacterized protein yields MKSLIVKTDVRLDAHGAAIKELGTRLRNLEKQVGQIAFILSERIQWGAAENEVDKKKKGKKGTEKTLRREESNESEHISALPFPQKLYREKLDKQFEKFIDMLRQVNVNLPFTEVLSQMLAYAKFMKEILTKKRKIEEASVVKLIEHYSAILQNKLPQKCGDPGSFTIPCSLGTLYFDKSLCDSSASINLMPFSIYRKLENELGEIRPVLISLQLAYQTTIIPEGIVEDVLVRENKEVPLILGRPFLATGRAILDIYDRKCMLRVSEEMVTFEMNVATGVKKEKPAASVEWRVKNANEKVPVIEKDKCGVYPKKAEKKLSVWMCALIQARGMEADFNSDPD; encoded by the exons atgaagtcaTTGATTGTCAAGACTGATGTGAGGTTAGATGCCCATGGTGCAGCTATCAAAGAGCTTGGCACAAGGTTGCGAAActtggagaagcaagtgggacaaattgcctTCATATTGTCTGAAAGGATCCAG tggggagcagctgaaaatgaagttgataagaagaagaaaggcaagaagggaacTGAGAAAACTTTAAGAAGAGAGGAAtctaatgagagcgagcatatctctgctctaccttttccccaaaagctatatagagaaaagctggacaagcagtttgagaaatTTATAGATATGTtgagacaggttaatgtaaactTGCCATTCACAGAGGTGCTCTCTCAAATGCTAgcttatgccaagttcatgaaggaaatattgacaaagaagagaaagatagaagaGGCATCAGTGGTCAAGCTTATAGAGCATTACAGCGcgatcttgcaaaacaaactcccacaaaagtgtggagatccagggagttttactataccttgctcattaGGCACTCtttattttgataagtctttgtgCGATTctagtgcctcaattaatttaatgcctttctctatttataggaaactggagaatgagcttggagagataaggCCTGTACTAATATCTTTGCAGTTGGCAtaccaaacaactataatacccgaggggatagtggaagatgtattagttcgg gagaacaaggaggtccccctcatcctaggaagaccatttttagcaacgggtagagctatACTGGATATATATGATAGAAAATGCATGCTTAGAGTGAGTGAGGAGATGGTGAcgtttgagatgaatgtagcaactggagtgaaaaaggagaagccagctgcaagtgttgagtggagagtGAAAAACGCGAATGAGAAGGTCCCAGTgattgagaaagataagtgtggggtgtaccccaagaaggctgagaagaagttgtctgtgTGGATGTGTGCACTAATTCAGGCGCGTGGAATGGAGGCCGACTTTaattcagaccccgactag